In one window of Cellulophaga sp. HaHa_2_95 DNA:
- a CDS encoding tyrosine-type recombinase/integrase — MDTNGRNVKSIKNQTTNAHERVKDYLSDAEMKVLLKASKKTRYPKRNYILLLMIYRHGLRVSEAVNLKLSDVNLKESRVWINRLKNGLSVEHPISGDELRSIKRYLTSRKDNLPWLFVNERGLPLTRQAVNYIISTVGKEAKLENVHPHTLRHSCGFYLANKGYDLRLIQDYLGHRDPKHTAHYTRVVSKRFEKLWV, encoded by the coding sequence ATGGACACCAACGGGCGAAATGTAAAGAGTATTAAAAATCAAACTACAAATGCACACGAAAGGGTCAAAGATTATTTGAGCGATGCTGAAATGAAAGTTCTTTTAAAAGCTTCAAAAAAAACTAGATACCCTAAAAGAAATTATATTTTGCTATTGATGATTTACAGGCACGGCTTAAGAGTTTCAGAGGCTGTAAACCTAAAACTATCTGATGTAAATTTAAAAGAATCCAGAGTTTGGATAAATCGTTTAAAAAATGGGCTTTCGGTAGAACATCCGATTTCCGGAGATGAATTAAGATCTATAAAACGGTATCTAACTTCTAGGAAAGATAATCTACCCTGGTTATTCGTAAATGAAAGAGGTTTACCATTAACAAGACAAGCTGTTAATTATATTATTTCAACAGTAGGGAAGGAGGCAAAGCTTGAAAATGTCCATCCTCATACATTGAGACATTCCTGTGGTTTTTATCTAGCAAACAAAGGATATGATTTAAGGTTAATTCAAGATTACCTTGGTCATAGAGACCCTAAACATACGGCTCATTATACTAGAGTAGTAAGCAAAAGGTTTGAAAAATTATGGGTGTGA
- a CDS encoding TIGR03571 family LLM class oxidoreductase, with protein MNPFDKLYRPGKMTLGIEFPLDNDWSSEGNRKRLEDNRLFGVPDISNHLALAQQIDEAGFAALWMRDVPVYDPNFGDGAQLFDTISYLGYLSAATKNILLGTAAIVLPLQQPIKLAKAAATIENLSDGRLLLGLGLGDRPVEFPMYNIDYKKRPEIFRQNLDIIKEAWKTNSNLKSKYDFLTSGIEVYPKPKNDIPLVIAGHSGQSINWIAKNAQAWFNYPRPVAETLENRKYWCNALYDEDQAAKPYISAIHLNLSKDDNATFKPQRFGGTVGINHLTAYLKSYENIGVNHMAINLRKSETPVSQAIAKIKDVVIPEF; from the coding sequence ATGAATCCATTTGATAAACTATATAGACCAGGTAAAATGACATTGGGTATAGAGTTTCCTTTAGATAACGATTGGTCTTCAGAAGGAAATCGCAAACGTTTGGAAGATAACAGACTTTTTGGAGTTCCAGACATTTCAAACCATTTAGCATTGGCACAACAAATTGACGAAGCAGGATTCGCAGCCTTATGGATGCGAGATGTTCCTGTGTACGACCCTAACTTTGGTGATGGTGCACAATTGTTTGACACCATATCGTACTTGGGGTATTTATCTGCAGCTACCAAAAACATTTTGTTGGGTACAGCTGCCATAGTATTGCCCTTACAACAACCTATAAAGCTAGCAAAGGCTGCTGCTACTATAGAAAATTTAAGTGATGGTAGACTTTTGTTAGGATTAGGTTTGGGCGACAGACCTGTGGAGTTCCCGATGTACAATATCGACTATAAAAAAAGACCTGAAATCTTTAGACAAAATCTTGATATTATTAAAGAAGCTTGGAAAACAAATAGTAATTTAAAATCTAAGTACGATTTTTTAACTAGTGGAATAGAAGTGTATCCAAAACCGAAAAATGACATTCCGCTTGTCATAGCAGGTCATTCCGGACAAAGCATCAATTGGATAGCCAAAAACGCACAAGCTTGGTTTAATTACCCAAGACCTGTTGCCGAAACTTTAGAGAACAGAAAATACTGGTGTAATGCGTTGTATGATGAAGACCAAGCAGCAAAACCTTATATTTCGGCGATTCATTTAAACCTATCTAAAGACGATAATGCAACTTTTAAACCACAGCGTTTTGGTGGTACGGTAGGCATCAATCATCTTACCGCCTATTTAAAGTCCTATGAAAATATTGGAGTGAACCACATGGCAATAAATCTTAGAAAGTCTGAAACTCCCGTAAGTCAGGCTATTGCTAAAATTAAAGATGTTGTAATACCGGAGTTTTAG
- a CDS encoding aldo/keto reductase — protein sequence MTALKFRNNDEMPILGLGTFHSEPNEVYNAVLLAIKIGYRHIDCAAAYGNEKEVGNAIADSIQQGLVTREDLWVTSKLWNASHGEENVIPALNQTLEDLQLEYLDLYLIHWPVALKKGTEMPEKASDFIPLSEVPLTNTWKGMEAALEQGLAKHIGVSNFNENRLKEILATAVHQPEMNQVEMHPFLQQEALQSFCVKNDMLLTAYAPLGSLVDENSTLRLLENDTIKNIAKAKHMSPAQVALAYTMQRGIAVIPKSINEARLLQNLETFNHTLTEEDMALLKDLDKGHRFINGKFWEVENGPYTADSIWNA from the coding sequence ATGACTGCATTAAAATTTAGAAATAACGACGAAATGCCAATTTTAGGTTTAGGAACGTTTCATTCTGAACCAAATGAAGTGTACAATGCGGTACTTTTGGCTATTAAAATAGGATACAGACATATAGATTGCGCTGCGGCTTACGGAAACGAAAAAGAAGTAGGTAATGCTATTGCCGATTCGATACAACAAGGTTTGGTTACGCGTGAAGATTTATGGGTGACTTCCAAATTATGGAATGCTTCTCACGGTGAAGAGAATGTGATTCCTGCACTGAACCAGACTTTAGAAGATTTACAACTAGAGTATCTAGACCTCTATCTTATCCACTGGCCTGTCGCTCTTAAAAAAGGAACAGAAATGCCTGAAAAAGCATCAGATTTTATTCCGCTTTCAGAGGTGCCTTTAACCAATACTTGGAAAGGGATGGAAGCTGCTTTAGAGCAAGGACTTGCAAAACATATTGGCGTGAGCAATTTCAATGAAAATCGGCTGAAAGAAATACTAGCGACTGCAGTACATCAACCAGAGATGAATCAGGTAGAAATGCATCCGTTTTTACAGCAAGAAGCATTACAATCATTCTGCGTAAAAAACGATATGCTGCTAACAGCATACGCACCTTTAGGTTCGCTTGTAGATGAAAATAGCACGCTACGTTTGTTAGAAAATGATACGATAAAAAACATTGCCAAAGCAAAACATATGTCGCCTGCACAAGTAGCACTGGCATATACGATGCAACGAGGCATTGCAGTAATTCCTAAATCTATAAATGAAGCGAGATTGCTTCAGAATTTAGAGACGTTTAACCATACGCTTACCGAAGAAGATATGGCGTTGTTGAAGGATTTAGATAAGGGACATCGCTTTATAAATGGAAAATTTTGGGAAGTTGAAAACGGACCCTACACTGCAGATAGTATCTGGAATGCTTAA
- a CDS encoding cyclase family protein, translating to MKTIVNTLKTIALAATLFTALTTNAQQVPTSPYGADDEIGALNLLNEETVLDAVKLVKKGKVYRLGMVVNSETAAFRHRYFHIETLQPETAAAGSNKFTYVDDQLIGWTGVGSQINGLAHYGRDNVHYNGHKVEDFLTVSGVKKLGLEKLPPIVTRGVVLDMRSYYNQDIVKEGTVFTVEDIEKVARKQGIEIRKGDVVLFYTGWTKLMGKDDKRYLAGGPGIGTEAAHYLGKKGIVAAGADNWSFEAVPHENSELSFPVNQMMATEYGVQVLENILVDELVEDKAWEFLFVLGHPLYEGSTQVQINPVAIK from the coding sequence ATGAAAACAATAGTAAATACATTAAAAACAATTGCCTTAGCAGCTACACTTTTCACTGCTTTAACTACAAATGCACAACAAGTACCAACGTCACCTTATGGTGCTGACGATGAAATTGGCGCACTAAACCTTTTAAATGAAGAAACAGTTTTGGATGCGGTAAAATTGGTTAAAAAAGGAAAAGTATACCGCCTAGGAATGGTGGTAAATTCAGAAACTGCAGCTTTCCGTCACAGATACTTTCACATTGAAACGTTACAACCAGAAACTGCTGCTGCAGGTTCTAACAAATTCACTTACGTAGATGATCAATTAATTGGTTGGACAGGTGTTGGGTCTCAAATAAACGGATTAGCACATTATGGTAGAGACAATGTGCATTATAACGGTCATAAAGTAGAAGATTTTTTAACCGTATCTGGTGTGAAAAAATTAGGTCTAGAAAAATTACCTCCAATTGTAACTAGAGGTGTTGTTTTAGATATGCGCTCATATTACAATCAAGATATTGTAAAAGAAGGCACTGTTTTTACAGTTGAAGACATTGAAAAAGTAGCCAGAAAACAAGGCATTGAAATCCGTAAAGGAGATGTGGTTTTGTTTTACACAGGATGGACCAAATTAATGGGTAAAGACGACAAACGTTATCTAGCTGGCGGACCTGGAATTGGTACGGAAGCTGCACATTATTTAGGTAAAAAAGGAATTGTTGCAGCAGGTGCAGACAACTGGTCTTTTGAAGCAGTACCGCACGAAAACAGCGAACTTTCTTTTCCTGTAAATCAAATGATGGCAACCGAATATGGCGTACAAGTATTAGAAAACATTCTTGTAGATGAGTTGGTTGAAGATAAAGCTTGGGAATTCCTTTTTGTATTAGGTCACCCTTTATATGAAGGTTCTACGCAAGTACAAATCAACCCTGTTGCTATTAAATAA
- a CDS encoding helix-turn-helix domain-containing protein, with protein sequence MNRIKEVLNGKGIKQIWLSEKLGKSYNMVNSYVQNRRQPSLEILNEIADILNVDIKDLIVSNKS encoded by the coding sequence ATGAACCGTATAAAGGAAGTGCTTAATGGAAAAGGTATTAAGCAAATATGGTTATCCGAAAAATTAGGTAAAAGTTACAATATGGTCAATTCCTATGTTCAAAATAGGAGACAACCTAGCTTAGAGATTCTTAATGAAATTGCCGATATCTTAAATGTAGATATTAAGGATTTGATTGTTTCAAATAAGAGTTAG
- a CDS encoding DEAD/DEAH box helicase family protein, translating into MNEALTRKELIDDQLQEAGWNINDQSQVVIEYNISKDQSVKEPNSKYDTTQFSDYVLLGKNGKALAVVEAKKSSTDAEIGREQAKQYCLNIQKESGGELPFCFYTNGHDIFFWDLGNYPPRKVIGFPKRDDLDRYLYIRKNRKPLAAELINADIAGRDYQIQAIRSVMEGIERKRKMFLLVMATGTGKTRTCIALVDALMRSHWAERVLFLVDRIALRNQGLEAFKEHLPNEPTWPKVGEKNIATDRRIYVSTYPTMLNIVRDELNTLSPHFFDLIVVDESHRSIYNTYGEVLDYFNTITLGLTATPTDVIDHNTFKLFECEDGLPTFAYSYEEAVNNIPPYLSNFQVMKIQTKFQEEGISKRTISLEDQKRLILQGKEVAEINFEGTELEKAVINKGTNVTIVKEFMEESIKDPDGVLPGKTIFFCSTKAHARRIEEIFDALYPEYTGELAKVMVSDDSRVYGKGGLLHQFTNNNMPRIAISVDMLDTGIDVRELVNLVFAKPVYSYTKFWQMIGRGTRLLEPTKIKPWCPEKDNFLILDSWDNFEYFKLNPKGKELKAQIPLPVRYFGLRLDKIELALELDEREIALKEINKLREQISELPKKSVVIQDSRSDIALVESPEFWKNISIKNIEFLRNNIKPLFRTVSQVNFKAMRFEKDVLEVSVAHLAEETDQFDTLKENIINIVGELPLTINSVAKHKTYINQVVTNHFWSTVTDAGFDVLAETIAPLIHFREPTTLLLGATRLNLEDVLKTKEMVEFGPENEAVSISKYREMVEAKVKELTERNIILQKLKEGKTISEEEANALAEELHNEDPHITEALLRKVYNHQKAKFIQFIKHILGIEVLERFDDQVSKAVQQFITEQTYLTTRQIEFLNLLKNYIIEHGSIEKRDLIQAPFTIIHAKGIRGVFSPNEIKDILTLTEKFVA; encoded by the coding sequence ATGAATGAAGCTCTAACACGTAAAGAACTTATTGATGACCAACTTCAAGAAGCGGGATGGAATATCAATGACCAATCTCAAGTAGTCATTGAATATAATATAAGTAAAGATCAATCTGTTAAAGAACCAAATTCTAAATACGATACCACCCAATTTAGCGATTACGTACTTTTAGGTAAAAACGGAAAAGCTTTAGCGGTAGTTGAAGCAAAAAAATCTTCAACAGATGCTGAAATAGGAAGAGAACAAGCAAAACAATACTGCTTAAATATTCAAAAGGAATCAGGAGGCGAATTACCCTTTTGTTTTTATACAAATGGTCACGATATATTCTTTTGGGATTTGGGTAATTATCCACCAAGAAAAGTAATTGGCTTTCCTAAACGAGACGACTTAGATCGCTATTTATACATTAGGAAAAATAGAAAGCCATTAGCTGCAGAATTAATCAATGCAGATATTGCAGGGCGTGATTATCAAATTCAAGCTATTCGTTCTGTAATGGAAGGCATTGAAAGAAAACGCAAAATGTTTTTATTAGTAATGGCTACAGGTACGGGTAAAACAAGAACTTGTATTGCCTTAGTTGATGCTTTAATGCGATCGCATTGGGCAGAACGAGTATTGTTCTTAGTAGATAGAATAGCACTTCGTAATCAAGGCCTAGAAGCTTTTAAAGAGCATTTACCTAATGAACCCACTTGGCCAAAAGTTGGAGAAAAGAACATAGCAACAGATAGACGTATTTATGTTTCAACCTATCCTACAATGTTAAACATTGTTAGAGATGAATTAAACACATTATCGCCTCATTTTTTTGATTTAATAGTGGTGGATGAAAGTCATCGATCTATTTACAATACTTATGGGGAAGTTCTTGATTATTTCAATACCATAACTTTAGGATTGACAGCAACACCTACAGACGTTATAGACCATAACACCTTCAAGTTATTTGAATGTGAAGATGGTTTACCAACCTTCGCGTATTCGTATGAAGAAGCTGTAAATAATATTCCGCCTTATTTGAGTAATTTTCAGGTTATGAAAATTCAAACGAAGTTTCAAGAAGAAGGAATTAGTAAAAGAACAATTAGTTTAGAGGATCAAAAACGATTGATTCTACAAGGTAAAGAAGTTGCTGAAATCAATTTTGAAGGTACTGAGCTTGAAAAAGCAGTTATAAATAAGGGCACAAACGTTACTATTGTTAAGGAGTTTATGGAGGAATCTATAAAAGATCCAGATGGTGTACTTCCTGGTAAAACTATTTTCTTTTGTTCTACAAAAGCACATGCAAGACGTATAGAAGAAATATTTGATGCGCTATATCCCGAATATACTGGAGAATTAGCTAAAGTAATGGTGTCAGACGATTCTAGAGTCTATGGTAAAGGTGGGTTATTACACCAATTTACGAATAACAATATGCCTAGAATTGCTATTAGTGTAGATATGCTAGATACAGGAATTGATGTTAGAGAATTAGTCAATCTAGTATTCGCAAAACCTGTATATTCTTATACTAAGTTTTGGCAAATGATTGGTCGTGGTACAAGATTGCTAGAACCAACCAAAATAAAACCGTGGTGTCCAGAAAAAGATAATTTTTTAATATTAGACAGTTGGGATAATTTTGAATATTTCAAATTAAATCCAAAAGGAAAAGAATTAAAAGCACAAATACCATTACCTGTTCGTTATTTCGGATTGCGTTTAGATAAAATAGAACTTGCCTTAGAATTAGACGAAAGAGAAATAGCTTTAAAAGAAATAAATAAACTTAGAGAGCAGATTTCAGAATTACCAAAAAAATCTGTGGTAATTCAAGATTCTAGGTCTGATATTGCTTTAGTAGAATCTCCAGAATTTTGGAAAAATATAAGCATAAAAAATATAGAGTTTTTAAGAAATAACATAAAACCACTATTCAGAACCGTTTCACAAGTCAACTTTAAAGCCATGCGCTTTGAAAAAGACGTCTTAGAAGTTTCAGTAGCTCATTTAGCTGAAGAAACAGATCAGTTTGATACACTTAAAGAAAATATTATCAATATTGTAGGTGAACTACCTTTAACAATTAATAGCGTCGCTAAGCATAAAACCTATATTAATCAAGTAGTAACCAATCATTTTTGGAGTACGGTTACAGATGCGGGTTTTGATGTTTTAGCTGAAACTATTGCACCTTTAATTCATTTTAGAGAGCCAACAACATTACTTTTGGGAGCAACTAGACTAAATTTAGAAGATGTTTTAAAAACCAAAGAAATGGTAGAGTTTGGTCCAGAAAACGAAGCAGTAAGCATCTCTAAGTATCGCGAAATGGTAGAAGCTAAAGTTAAAGAGCTTACAGAGCGTAATATCATTTTACAAAAACTAAAAGAAGGCAAAACCATTTCAGAAGAGGAAGCCAATGCATTAGCCGAAGAATTACACAACGAAGATCCGCATATAACCGAAGCTTTATTACGGAAAGTATACAATCATCAAAAAGCAAAATTCATTCAGTTTATAAAACACATTTTAGGTATTGAGGTTTTAGAACGGTTTGATGATCAGGTTAGTAAAGCTGTACAGCAATTTATTACAGAACAAACCTATTTAACCACAAGACAAATAGAATTTTTAAACTTGCTGAAAAATTATATTATAGAACATGGTTCTATTGAAAAACGCGATTTAATACAAGCACCTTTTACAATTATACACGCAAAAGGAATACGTGGCGTATTTTCGCCAAACGAAATAAAAGACATTCTAACATTAACAGAAAAATTTGTAGCCTAA
- a CDS encoding cupin domain-containing protein has product MKTTRTLFLLFTVIAIGFNTYAQEEKRPLMGNSYGIINIDEYVTLLPKSHNGIIKDIRLIDREHAGVRIFRLYDEVPMHYHAKSDAYLYILNGKAEFYVADKGPVVAGKGDLLFWGKGTAHGNGKILEGPLDVLVFDAIARDPSDVIWVDPSTQKKFLGN; this is encoded by the coding sequence ATGAAAACTACAAGAACACTTTTTCTATTATTTACAGTAATTGCTATAGGTTTTAATACCTATGCGCAAGAGGAAAAAAGACCGTTGATGGGTAACTCTTACGGTATTATCAATATTGATGAATACGTAACGCTACTTCCTAAAAGTCATAATGGTATCATCAAAGACATCAGATTAATAGACCGCGAACACGCTGGTGTTAGAATCTTCAGGCTGTATGATGAAGTGCCTATGCACTACCACGCAAAATCTGATGCTTACCTCTACATTTTAAATGGCAAAGCAGAATTTTATGTTGCCGATAAAGGTCCTGTTGTTGCAGGAAAAGGCGACTTACTTTTTTGGGGAAAAGGTACAGCACACGGTAACGGAAAAATTTTAGAAGGTCCGTTAGACGTACTCGTTTTTGATGCCATTGCCAGAGACCCGAGCGATGTTATCTGGGTAGATCCATCAACGCAAAAGAAATTTTTGGGCAACTAA
- a CDS encoding Crp/Fnr family transcriptional regulator — protein MEDKLHSLRQHFEEIVSLTDEEWNFIQSHFEFKSLKKHQFLIQVGQPVDFEYWIIKGLVKAYSIDEKGKEHILQFAMENYWVSDHCAFQHQEPGTIFVDCLEDSEFFCLSLENREKICYEVPAVANFFRIKSNHGYINLQQRILSLLTMTAESRYEYLLNKLPKLIQRVPKKLIASYLGVSRETLSRFSS, from the coding sequence ATGGAAGACAAGTTACATTCACTAAGACAACATTTTGAAGAAATCGTTTCTTTAACTGATGAGGAGTGGAACTTTATACAATCTCATTTTGAATTTAAAAGTCTTAAAAAACACCAATTTTTAATACAAGTAGGGCAACCTGTAGACTTTGAATATTGGATTATAAAAGGCTTAGTAAAAGCCTATTCCATAGATGAAAAAGGCAAAGAACATATTCTTCAATTTGCTATGGAAAACTATTGGGTGAGCGACCATTGTGCTTTTCAGCATCAAGAACCAGGGACTATTTTTGTAGATTGTCTTGAAGATTCAGAGTTTTTCTGTTTGTCTTTAGAGAACAGGGAAAAAATTTGTTATGAAGTCCCTGCCGTTGCCAACTTTTTCAGAATTAAATCAAATCACGGTTACATCAATCTACAGCAAAGAATCTTGTCTTTACTTACAATGACCGCAGAAAGTAGGTATGAGTATCTATTAAATAAGCTTCCAAAATTAATACAACGCGTTCCTAAAAAATTAATCGCTTCTTATTTAGGCGTATCCAGAGAGACCTTAAGTCGTTTTAGTAGTTAA
- a CDS encoding MFS transporter has product METPTINKDTTVVKKKGLPAALWALTISAFAIGTTEFVIVGLLSTVANDLGTSLTSAGLLVSLYAIGVAIGAPILTALTGKIPRKQLLMGIMVLFIIGNGLAAIAPSFELLLLSRVVTGFAHGVFFSIGSTIAASLVPKDKRATAISIMFAGLTVAIVTGVPLGTYIGQNFGWRATFIGVALLGLVGAIASLALVPKNIKQSAPLRLIDQLKVIKNPSILLVLAITAFGYGGTFVTFTYLTPLLEEVTGFSSDMTSVFLLIYGIAIAIGNIIGGKVSNNRPGKALLVMFALQAIVLFVLYFTASSQIFAIITLFFMGILAFSNVPALQLYVVKMAEKYLPGTEDVASALNIAAFNVGIAIGAYVGGMVVESSLGIEATPWVGGILVIVGFLLTLVLFKKEKI; this is encoded by the coding sequence ATGGAAACACCAACGATAAATAAAGACACAACGGTAGTTAAAAAGAAGGGACTACCGGCAGCATTATGGGCATTGACGATAAGTGCATTTGCTATAGGAACAACAGAATTTGTAATTGTAGGTCTACTATCTACCGTTGCAAATGATTTAGGGACATCATTAACCTCAGCAGGATTGTTAGTTAGTTTATATGCTATTGGTGTTGCCATTGGTGCACCCATTTTAACCGCCTTAACAGGTAAAATTCCAAGAAAACAGTTATTAATGGGCATTATGGTGCTATTTATAATTGGTAACGGATTAGCAGCAATTGCACCAAGTTTTGAATTATTGCTATTATCAAGAGTGGTAACAGGTTTTGCTCACGGTGTATTTTTCTCTATTGGGTCTACCATTGCTGCTAGTTTGGTGCCAAAAGATAAGCGAGCAACCGCTATTTCTATAATGTTTGCAGGTCTTACGGTAGCAATTGTAACTGGTGTGCCTTTAGGAACATACATTGGTCAGAATTTTGGATGGAGAGCTACTTTTATTGGTGTTGCCCTTTTAGGATTAGTAGGTGCAATAGCTAGTTTAGCTTTGGTTCCTAAAAACATCAAACAATCGGCTCCATTACGACTTATAGACCAATTAAAAGTGATTAAGAATCCGTCTATTTTATTGGTGTTAGCCATTACTGCATTTGGTTATGGTGGTACGTTTGTCACTTTTACCTACTTAACTCCGCTGTTAGAAGAAGTGACTGGTTTCTCTTCGGATATGACTAGTGTATTTCTTTTAATTTATGGTATTGCCATCGCCATTGGTAATATTATTGGTGGTAAAGTATCTAATAACAGACCAGGTAAAGCCTTATTAGTAATGTTCGCTTTACAAGCCATTGTATTGTTTGTGTTATACTTCACCGCTTCTAGTCAGATTTTTGCCATAATAACCTTGTTTTTTATGGGAATATTAGCCTTTTCAAACGTACCTGCATTACAATTATACGTGGTGAAAATGGCGGAAAAATACTTACCAGGAACCGAAGATGTAGCATCAGCATTAAACATTGCAGCATTTAACGTAGGTATTGCTATTGGCGCTTATGTAGGCGGAATGGTTGTAGAATCGAGCTTAGGTATTGAAGCCACTCCTTGGGTAGGTGGTATTCTTGTGATTGTAGGATTCTTGTTAACCTTAGTATTATTCAAAAAAGAAAAAATATAA
- a CDS encoding L-dopachrome tautomerase-related protein produces MKTVTIIKTVLFAFVMNFTLLAQAQLETIATFPESRPGNITVSSDGRIFVTMSALSASKYMVKEILPNGEAIPFGDKEWIVKPENGSIKGINSTIGIQADANGILWVLDMGNVKQNQAPKLVGFDLVSGNVTKVFPIPNTVLSSKPFLQDFVIDVKNNTAVIADMTDALNPPIAPAFVVINLETGYIRRVLEGNASFLSADEPVKIHGRLVSHKRKDGTTIQPRYPLNPISIDDENKYIYYGAMGNTKIYRIPSAVLADESKEDSDLNKYIEFYANKPKSDGFKVGANGKVYVTDVENSAIVESMPAGMKTIAQSKKDLSWPDGVAIHGNYLYIVANQLHNLPLLNKGKDASKPPYLVLKMKLQD; encoded by the coding sequence ATGAAAACAGTAACAATTATAAAAACAGTCTTGTTCGCTTTTGTAATGAATTTTACACTATTAGCACAAGCACAATTAGAAACTATAGCAACATTTCCAGAATCTAGACCAGGGAATATAACGGTGTCTAGCGACGGAAGAATATTTGTAACAATGAGTGCCTTAAGTGCTTCAAAATATATGGTGAAAGAAATTTTACCTAATGGAGAAGCCATTCCGTTTGGAGATAAAGAGTGGATTGTAAAACCAGAAAACGGAAGTATAAAAGGTATCAATTCAACCATCGGAATTCAAGCCGATGCTAATGGAATACTTTGGGTATTGGATATGGGTAACGTAAAGCAAAATCAGGCACCAAAATTGGTTGGTTTTGATTTGGTATCCGGTAACGTCACAAAGGTTTTTCCTATTCCGAATACAGTATTGTCATCAAAACCTTTTTTACAGGATTTTGTAATCGATGTAAAAAATAACACTGCTGTCATTGCAGATATGACCGATGCTTTAAATCCGCCAATTGCACCAGCTTTTGTGGTGATTAACTTAGAAACGGGTTATATAAGACGCGTTTTAGAAGGGAATGCATCATTTTTGTCTGCTGATGAACCAGTGAAAATTCACGGTAGATTAGTATCCCACAAAAGAAAAGATGGTACTACCATTCAGCCAAGATATCCGTTAAACCCAATTTCCATAGATGACGAAAACAAGTACATCTACTATGGTGCAATGGGAAACACCAAAATTTACCGCATTCCTTCTGCTGTTTTAGCGGATGAAAGCAAGGAAGATAGCGACCTTAATAAGTACATCGAGTTTTATGCCAACAAACCAAAATCTGACGGATTTAAAGTGGGTGCAAACGGAAAAGTATATGTAACCGATGTTGAAAATTCAGCCATTGTAGAAAGTATGCCTGCTGGAATGAAAACCATTGCCCAATCTAAAAAAGACTTGTCTTGGCCAGATGGTGTTGCCATACACGGTAACTACTTGTATATCGTAGCAAATCAGCTTCATAATCTGCCTTTGTTAAATAAAGGAAAAGATGCTAGTAAACCGCCTTATTTAGTATTAAAAATGAAGCTTCAAGATTAA